One window from the genome of Cottoperca gobio chromosome 15, fCotGob3.1, whole genome shotgun sequence encodes:
- the npy4r gene encoding neuropeptide Y receptor type 4, producing the protein MSLSGNESQSSPSALPLPFNRSITPHSLPWEEGRNTHESVQEWLGNKTQLLSDLAVLGHDEQCPMSPVLTACVVVWYSITMVLGLVGNIGLICIIAHRREKVNVTGIFICNLSFSDILVCVFCLPFTVIYTLMDHWVFGSLLCRLVPFIQCVSVTVSVLSLVFIALERHQLIINPSGWKPSIPQAYIVVVLIWILACFISSPFLAFQLLTSEPYTNVMPPQSPLHHQAFPYLNASPPQPYTYRNSSGASSYRTLFSYMPTSPHMEACLEHWPSQHHRLAYTTWLLLFQYCGPLLLVLLCYVRVFVRLRHRKDMLNRARTPESQRMTHSRRINIMLVALITAFALCWLPLTIFNVVSDWNQEALPICHHNLLFSLCHLLAMSSTCINPIIYGFLNSNFRQEVREVLLHCRCSPLEEECERFPMSTVHMEVSRSSVPLNCRSNSVFDTTT; encoded by the coding sequence ATGTCCTTGAGTGGCAACGAGAGCCAGTCTTCTCCATCAGCTCTGCCTCTGCCCTTTAACCGCTCCATCACTCCACATTCCCTACCATGGGAAGAGGGAAGAAACACTCACGAGTCTGTGCAGGAGTGGTTGGGGAATAAAACCCAGCTCCTCTCAGACCTCGCTGTTCTCGGGCATGATGAGCAGTGCCCTATGTCTCCTGTCCTCACGGCATGTGTAGTCGTGTGGTACAGCATCACTATGGTGCTGGGGCTGGTGGGGAACATCGGCCTCATCTGCATCATCGCCCATCGTAGGGAAAAGGTCAATGTCACTGGCATTTTCATCTGCAACCTGTCATTCTCTGACATCCTGgtgtgtgtcttctgtctcCCCTTCACTGTCATATACACACTGATGGACCATTGGGTGTTTGGCTCGCTGTTGTGCCGGCTGGTGCCGTTCAtccagtgtgtgtctgtgaccgTGTCTGTGTTGTCTCTGGTGTTCATCGCTCTGGAAAGACATCAGCTCATCATTAACCCCTCTGGGTGGAAACCAAGCATCCCTCAGGCCTACATAGTGGTTGTTCTCATTTGGATTCTGGCCTGCTTCATTTCATCCCCTTTCTTGGCCTTTCAGCTACTAACAAGCGAGCCCTATACTAATGTAATGCCGCCACAGTCTCCACTCCATCACCAAGCCTTTCCTTATCTCAATGCATCTCCACCTCAACCTTACACATACAGAAACTCATCTGGGGCAAGTTCATACCGCACCCTCTTTTCTTATATGCCCACCTCTCCACATATGGAGGCCTGTCTGGAGCACTGGCCTTCCCAGCACCACAGGCTTGCTTACACCACATGGCTCCTGCTGTTCCAGTACTGTGGTCCACTGTTGTTGGTCCTGCTCTGTTATGTTAGAGTTTTTGTGCGCCTTCGTCACCGCAAAGACATGTTGAATCGCGCCAGGACCCCAGAGAGTCAGCGCATGACCCACAGCCGCCGAATCAACATCATGCTGGTCGCCCTCATAACAGCCTTTGCTCTTTGCTGGCTGCCGCTCACCATCTTCAACGTAGTGTCAGACTGGAACCAGGAGGCTCTGCCCATCTGCCACCACAACCTGCTGTTCTCCCTCTGCCACCTGCTGGCAATGTCCTCCACCTGCATCAACCCCATCATCTACGGCTTCCTCAACTCCAACTTTCGGCAAGAGGTGAGAGAGGTGCTCCTGCACTGCCGCTGCAGCCCGCTAGAGGAAGAGTGCGAGCGTTTCCCCATGTCCACTGTGCACATGGAAGTGTCCCGCTCCTCCGTGCCTCTCAACTGCAGGAGCAATTCTGTCTTTGATACTACAACCTGA